CCTTTCTGGGTAAAAGCTTTGGTTTGCTAGGCAAAATTGTTCCTTCGGGTAATCTAGGGAATGCCCGCGTTCCGTTTGGTCGAATAAGAGCTGCTGCggtcaaaagaagaaaagagggtGTTTTTGATAATGTGATACAGAGGGACAAGAAACTTAAATTGGTCATGAAGATTAGGAAGATTCTAGTGAGTCAGCCCAATAGGATAATGTCACTTCGTGACCTGGGTAGGTATAGGAGAGCATTGGGTCTCCAGAAAAGGCGGCGATTTATTGCCCTGTTGAGAAAATTTCCAGCGGTTTTTGAGATTGTGGAAGAAGGCGCGTACTCACTTCATTTCAAATTGACACCCGAAGCCGAAAGGCTTTATTTGGAGGAGATGAGGATTAGGAATGAGATGGAGGATATTTTGGTTGTTAAGCTGCGAAAATTGTTGATGATGTCGTCAGAGAAGCGCATTCTTTTGGAGAAGATTGCCCATTTAAAGACTGATTTTGGGCTTCCTTTGGAATTCCAGGACACAATTTGTCGGCGGTACCCCCAATATTTTAAGGTTGTCATGACCGGGCGAGGCCCAGCTCTGGAACTTACTCACTGGGATCCTGAACTTGCTGTTTCTGCAGCTGAGCTTGCAGAGGAAGAAAACCGGACTAGAGATCTAGAAGCAAATGATTTGATAATTGACAGACCACCGAAGTTCAATAGAGTGAAGCTACCCAGGGGTCTCAATCTTTCCAAAGGTGAGATGAGAAGGATTTGTCAATTTAGAGACATGCCATATGTATCGCCTTACTCTGATTTCTCTGCATTGAAGTCTGGTACtctagagaaagaaaaacatgctTGTGGTGTGGTTCATGAAATTTTGAGCCTCACTGTTGAGAAGAGAACTCTTGTTGACCACCTCACTCATTTTCGAGATGAGTTTAGATTCTCACAGCAGCTAAGGGGAATGTTGATAAGGCATCCTGATATGTTCTACGTCTCTTTGAAAGGGGATAGGGATTCGGTCTTCCTCAGGGAAGCATATCATGACTCACAATTGATTGAGAAGGATCGGTTATTGCTCATCAAAGAGAAGCTCCGTTCGCTTATTGCTGTTCCACGATTCCCAAGGAGGACAGCTCCTGGACCCAATGAAGATGGAGCAGAGGGAACTGATGAGCCAGCAGATGGAAGTGGTGGTGAGGATGGAGAAGAATGGTCTGATATTGATGATGCAATAAGTGATGactttgatgatgatgaagatgggGAGGAATTCGAGGATGATTGgagtgatgaagatgatgaaattCCCCCAGACTTTGATGAGGATGGGGGAAGTGTGTACTCTGGAGTTAGCCAATCAACTAAACGGGTGGATAACAAGACAAAGGATGAAGAAAAGGTGCTTCTCCCTGTGTTTTCCGATGGTCGGCCCAGGGATCGCTGGTGAAAGTTCTGGGAATTTGACTTGTTATTTTCAATGCCCCAGGTCCAGCTGGGGAACATTCAGTGAAAGGCCATGGAGGGTGGTGCTCTATCCTCCTTGGAGGGGGACTGCACTTTACTGCCTGGATGTGCATCTCTAATACAATTCATACTGGATGTTCTTCCTCAGATAGGTACAGGGTAGTGGGCAAGAATGAGTCAAGCTCAAGCATCATCTGcaaatattacatttttgttgttttgatggAGGTGGATCAAATTTGTTACTTATTTCATGGTGTGTCTACAATAGAACATTTTGTATGGCCCTTGTATCTGTAAGCGTGTTCTGATGTGCAATAAAAATATGGTTGTATCCATAAGCTATTTTCAGTATCTTGGCAATTTAGAGTTGTCCTGTGCtgcattttgttctttttcagtATCCATAAGTTTGTCTGGTTAAGCTCAAACAGGTTTAGATGTATGGAGGATGAAAATGATCTTCTAAGGCATGAAAGTTTTCTCctaaagatttgaaaataatgatgatAATTAGAATAAATTATGATGCCTCTAGCTAAATCTGAGGGGTTTAACAGTGAGCATTTTTGATTGCTCAAACACCCCTCCCCCAAAACATGTGCAAGCTGAGCATGTTCTCGGGGCTGGTAAACAACTTACTTCTTCTCAATTGTTCTTGTTCTGATCTCTCAAAAGtagcaagaaaagaaatcatTAAATCAATTAGTTTTTGCTTCTATGTAGCTTATATAGGAGAAAATTTTAAGCAATAATGAACTTATCAATCACAAATATATGAACTTTTTGCAAGTGTTATTTGGTGTTGAAACTTAAAGAATGAGTGTAATGATCTGGCTCGCTCCCTTCCTTGTCAGGTTAGCTTTGACCTCTACTGAGTTTTTGTTGAAAAAGTGACTAAGAAGTTGTTGATGTGATTTGAAGGAGTCAAAATAACTGTTAAAGATTATCTATAACCAATAAATTAGCAACTATCTGATATACTTCAGATTGGTTGTTAGCTGATCTTTAGCTAATTTTTAGCAATTCTGTTTACatttttaatgtataaatatatgctTTGACTGCTGAGTAAAATGGTCTTTTGTGTTCTCTCTATTATCTGCATATCTTTCAATGAAATATGTTCTAAATGTcaacaagaacaaagaagattgATGAGGCAAGAAGGACATATTAAAGGGGTTTTTCAAGCAAAGTCTATGAAGAACAATGGTGGAAATCATGATACTTGTCCTTATTGTAAAAAGACAAATCACCAAAAAAACAAGTGTTGATGGAGACCAGATGTCAAATGTAATAAATGTGGTCAATTGGGTCATATGGAGAGGGTGTgcaaaaatcaacaacaaaatgaaGCCAAAGTAGCAATGATGAATAGCCAACCAGAAGAggaggagttattttaactctactcAAAATCATATTCATGCCTATGCCCATAACCATACCGATGCCCCAtaaccataaatcataaaataccCATATGCTTATATCCAAAatatgccaaaattaaaaatttgtagcCTCAAAGTCAAGGAGGAGTGTTAAAAAAGTGACTAAGAAGTTGATGATGTGGTTTGAAGGAGTCAAAATAACTGTTAAAGATTATTCATAACCAATAAATTAGCAAATATCTGATATACTTCAGATTGGTTGTTAGCTGATCTTTAGCTAATTTTTAGCAATTCTGTTTACatttttaatgtataaatatatgctTTTATTGCTGAATAAAATGGTCTTTTATGTTCTCTCTATTCTCTGCATATCTTTCCATAAAATATATTCTAAATGTCAACAGTTTTACATATTAAGATCACCTATACAATATGAGCCTAGCAGTAACATTAGAAGCACATCCTGAAGAGACTTGCCAGTTTTGAAAAATCCCTGATCATAATTCTGAATAACAGAAGATAAAGTCATTCATTAATGACTAATGggctagaattcatatagccagATAAAGAATTGATACATTGTTGTATAATTCTTATTAACACTAGTGTTATATTTCCAGTTTCTTATTTGGcattcctttccttctcaattttttGGCCAATGTGAGGCAACCTGGAGTACTTCAGCCTCCAACTTAGTTCATGGGGCTTCCTATAGTGGATGCTTTTGAATAGCTTCAGCCTAGTGGTTCCAGACCCTGTTTAAGATCAAGCAAGCTGTCCAATATCACCCTTTGATTTGGGATCTTTTTGTCGTATAGTGTATTATCTATTCAGATTTCTGTCTATCTCTGGCTTTATACTTACCAAATCTTATCCTGAAACTCTGTTTCCATAATTGACTCAACTGTTGAGCCAAAGTGAGGGGACCTCAGGTTATCCAAAATCAAGCATCCCAACAAAGAAGATCTTCAGCATTGTTTCTTTCTTAACTCTCTAGTGGATGCAGGTAGGAGTGGTGTTATGGGTAAAAACCCAATGTCAACATGGGAAAAGATACATAgtatttatacatataatatg
This window of the Diospyros lotus cultivar Yz01 chromosome 5, ASM1463336v1, whole genome shotgun sequence genome carries:
- the LOC127802644 gene encoding protein WHAT'S THIS FACTOR 1 homolog, chloroplastic: MEPRLFISPPRTSPSIPSLPLFISYKSSILAKPKLSSKTYIGLSREDSEKTPFLGKSFGLLGKIVPSGNLGNARVPFGRIRAAAVKRRKEGVFDNVIQRDKKLKLVMKIRKILVSQPNRIMSLRDLGRYRRALGLQKRRRFIALLRKFPAVFEIVEEGAYSLHFKLTPEAERLYLEEMRIRNEMEDILVVKLRKLLMMSSEKRILLEKIAHLKTDFGLPLEFQDTICRRYPQYFKVVMTGRGPALELTHWDPELAVSAAELAEEENRTRDLEANDLIIDRPPKFNRVKLPRGLNLSKGEMRRICQFRDMPYVSPYSDFSALKSGTLEKEKHACGVVHEILSLTVEKRTLVDHLTHFRDEFRFSQQLRGMLIRHPDMFYVSLKGDRDSVFLREAYHDSQLIEKDRLLLIKEKLRSLIAVPRFPRRTAPGPNEDGAEGTDEPADGSGGEDGEEWSDIDDAISDDFDDDEDGEEFEDDWSDEDDEIPPDFDEDGGSVYSGVSQSTKRVDNKTKDEEKVLLPVFSDGRPRDRW